CGCGACCGCGACCGCGTTCTTGAGGTGCGCGCCGACCGCGATCGACTCCGGGACCGATCGCCCGAGAGGGAGCGGAAGCGGCGCGTAGCCGCGGGCTCGACGAAGAACGAGCTCCCGGCCGAGCGTGACGCGCGCGATCGAGTCGTCGACGTGCCTCTCGATCGGCCGGTCGTGAACGAGAAAGCGATCGGCGATTTCCCCCAATCGCGCGAGCGCGTCCTTTTCGTCCGTGCAGATCGGCTCGTCGGAGAGGTTGCCGCTCGTCGCGACGATCGGGAAGCCGAGCGCGCGAAGAAGAAGATGATGAAGGGGCGTGTAAGGAAGCATGAGGCCGAGATACGGGTTCCGCGGCGCGACCGACGGCGCGATCCCGTCCCCTTCCTTCCGCCGGAGAAGCACGATCGGCGATTCGGGCGAGCGAAGAAGGCGCTCCTCGAGATCGGAGACAGCGGAGATCATGCGCGCATCTTCGATCGAGGGGACCATCATGGCGAGCGGCTTCTCCTCGCGCCTCTTCCTTGCGCGAAGCCGGCGCACCGCATCTTCGTTCCGCGCGTCGACGAGGAGATGAAACCCGCCGAGCCCCTTCAGGGCGACGATGAGCCCGCGGCCGATCGCATCCGCCGCCTCGAGAAGGGCGTCGTGTTCGCTCGACCGAACCGCTCCCTTCGGATCCCAAAGCGCGAGACCGGGACCGCACGCCGGGCACGCGGTCGGTTCGGCGTGGAAGCGGCGGTCGCGCGGGTCTTCATATTCCTTCCGGCAGCGGGCGCACATCGGGAAGATCCGCATCGTCGTGCGCGAGCGGTCGTAGGGAAGAGCCTCGATGATCGTGAAGCGCGGCCCGCAGTTCGTGCAGTTCGTGAACGGATAATGAAACCGTCGATCATTCGGGTCCAAGATTTCTCGAAGGCAATCCGGACAGGTCGCGACGTCCGGAAGAACGAAGGCGCTCTTCTTTCCCGACTCGTCGCTCGCGAGGATCGCGAAGGGACCGAGCCCGGACGGATCGAGGAGACGGCTTTCGAGGCTTTGGATGAACGCGAGGGGAGGCTTCTCCCGTTCGAGGCGAAGGAGAAAGTCGGCGATGCTCTCTTCGTCCCCCTCCGCTTCGACGAAGACGCCGGAGGAGGAGTTCCGCACGTGCCCCGCGAGCCCGAGGGAGGTCGCCAGCCGGAAGACGAACGGCCGGAAGCCGACCCCTTGCACCGCTCCCCGAATCACGACCGAGGCGCGCACGCGCTTCCCGCTCACGATCCCTCCCCGCGCGCGGCGGCGCGCGCCGATCGCCCGTCCGTAAACATAGCAAACGGGGCTTCCCTTCCCCAACCGGGAAGGGCGCTTGACGGAGGATCGCGGGCGCGCGTACCTTCCCCCTCGGAGAGGCACGATGGGCGAACCGCTTCACGTTCTCGCGATCACGGCGCACCCGGACGACGCGGAGCTTCTCATGGGCGGGACGCTCGCCCGGGAGGCGGCGGAGGGAAGGCGGGCCGGCGTGCTCGACCTCGCGGCCGGCGAGTCGGGAACGCGCGGGGATGCCCGGGCGCGCGCGCGCGAGGCGGAGGAGGCGGCGGCGATCCTCGGGCTCGCGGCGCGCGAGAACCTCGGGCTTCCGGACGCGCGGATCGAGAGGAGCATCGAGAACCGCCTCCGCATCGCGGAGCGGATCCGCGCGCTCCGCCCGGAAGTCCTCCTCATCCATCACGCGGGCGGAAGAAACCCGGACCATCACGCGGCGTCTCTTCTCGCGCGCGAGGCCGCCTACACCGCGGGGCTCGCGCGGATCCTTCCGGGGACGGCGCCCCATCGGCCGCGCAAGATCCTCGAGGCGGTCTCCTTCCTCGATGCGCCGATCCGCCTCGTCGTCGACATCACGCCGGTCTTCGAGACGAAATTGCGCGCGCTTCGCGCGTTCGCCTCGCAGTTCGAGGGGGCGTTCGAGGCGGGGGACATCCTCTCGAACGGCGCGGACGATCTCTTCGAGCAGGTGACGTTCCGCAATCGCGCCTACGGGTCGCTCGTCCAGGTCCCCTTCGGCGA
This is a stretch of genomic DNA from Candidatus Eisenbacteria bacterium. It encodes these proteins:
- the hypF gene encoding carbamoyltransferase HypF codes for the protein MSGKRVRASVVIRGAVQGVGFRPFVFRLATSLGLAGHVRNSSSGVFVEAEGDEESIADFLLRLEREKPPLAFIQSLESRLLDPSGLGPFAILASDESGKKSAFVLPDVATCPDCLREILDPNDRRFHYPFTNCTNCGPRFTIIEALPYDRSRTTMRIFPMCARCRKEYEDPRDRRFHAEPTACPACGPGLALWDPKGAVRSSEHDALLEAADAIGRGLIVALKGLGGFHLLVDARNEDAVRRLRARKRREEKPLAMMVPSIEDARMISAVSDLEERLLRSPESPIVLLRRKEGDGIAPSVAPRNPYLGLMLPYTPLHHLLLRALGFPIVATSGNLSDEPICTDEKDALARLGEIADRFLVHDRPIERHVDDSIARVTLGRELVLRRARGYAPLPLPLGRSVPESIAVGAHLKNAVAVARGERVFLGPHIGDLDTAESREAHRRSIRSLAALHEIRPERVVCDLHPDYFSTREAEMLGPPVERVQHHHAHVLACRAENELEGRVLGVAWDGTGYGPDRSVWGGEFLLVVDDGFRRVASLRPFLLPGGETAAREPRRSALGVLFEMLGEDLFGRDDLLPLRAFSQEERAVLRTMLAKRVQSPVTTSAGRLFDAVSSLLGIRQTMSFEGQAAMELEFAIPDSAPDEEYPFRLARGEDRLLVDWEPIVRAILEDAARGTSAGAIAAKFHNALASSIAAVAREVGEERVLLTGGCWQNDYLLRRTVRALRAGAFRPYWHQRVPPNDGGIALGQAAALASSSARARPPEEER
- the bshB1 gene encoding bacillithiol biosynthesis deacetylase BshB1, producing MGEPLHVLAITAHPDDAELLMGGTLAREAAEGRRAGVLDLAAGESGTRGDARARAREAEEAAAILGLAARENLGLPDARIERSIENRLRIAERIRALRPEVLLIHHAGGRNPDHHAASLLAREAAYTAGLARILPGTAPHRPRKILEAVSFLDAPIRLVVDITPVFETKLRALRAFASQFEGAFEAGDILSNGADDLFEQVTFRNRAYGSLVQVPFGEPYFMHEPFLATDLLALRGRSL